The Podospora bellae-mahoneyi strain CBS 112042 chromosome 7, whole genome shotgun sequence genomic sequence CAATCTGCCCGctatcgtcgtcgtcaaatgCCGAGAAGGCCGATAGGAGCTCGGCGCTGGGCGACAGAGCCGCCAGAGACCCTGCTATCGAGTTCATGAACAAAGCCATCGTCATTGTTTGTGGCGCCGAGGGAGGGAAGAATTGGGTGACCTCTGACGCGTTTGATGGAAGACCTTACACCATTGTTAGATGACTGTGCCAATTGGACCAATACAACGCCGCCTCTCACCCAATTGGTTCAACATATCCACGACATCCTCCCTATTCACAACACCATCGCTGTCTCTATCCAGAATCTGGAATCCCTCTCGCAACGTTCTGACTTGCGACGGCTGTAATTGAGACATGGCGCTCCCGTGACCTACTGGCCCGGTCTTGGATGCTACAGGTCTGGGAGAAAGGCGAGCTTGTGGAGTTGGCAGTTCGCGACCCGGAGAAGCTCGTGAGGATTTGAAGTCTAACACTGGACTCGGGGGACCTGCTGTCTTTGTTGGCGATGCGGTGGGTGTGGTCTGACGTAGTGTGTTGGGAGATCCTGGCGACACTGGGCGACGGAAAGGTGAAGTCCGGGGCGACCCATAGCCCAGCGGGGATGGTTTGAATGGCATGGCCTGTGTCCTGATGTCAGTGGATTCAGATCCTGTCCTTGTCCCCACAATCGTCTCCTACCATCGTGATCTTGCAGAG encodes the following:
- a CDS encoding hypothetical protein (COG:Z; EggNog:ENOG503P1UM); the protein is MAMPFKPSPLGYGSPRTSPFRRPVSPGSPNTLRQTTPTASPTKTAGPPSPVLDFKSSRASPGRELPTPQARLSPRPVASKTGPVGHGSAMSQLQPSQVRTLREGFQILDRDSDGVVNREDVVDMLNQLGLPSNASEVTQFFPPSAPQTMTMALFMNSIAGSLAALSPSAELLSAFSAFDDDDSGQIDVAELRDALLNTAPEPGQQPLTSLDVEKVINGFTSRRAFTKSKTGGGLGKRGEVFRYQDFVNSVVGNNTGSERASEDSEEA